The following nucleotide sequence is from Nocardioides eburneiflavus.
GACGTCGCCGGTGCCGGCCTCGCCCTTGGAGCGGATCATCGCCGCGCCCTCGGTGATGCGGCGCAGCGCCTCACCGAGGTTGGTCGCACCGCACACGAACGGGACGGTGAAGTTCCACTTGTCGATGTGGTTGGCGTAGTCGGCCGGGGTGAGCACCTCGGACTCGTCGATGTAGTCGACACCGAGGGACTGCAGGACCTGCGCCTCGGCGAAGTGGCCGATGCGGGCCTTGGCCATCACCGGGATCGAGACGGCCTCGATGATCGAGTCGATCATGTCGGGGTCGCTCATCCGCGACACTCCGCCCTGGGCCCGGATGTCGGCCGGGACGCGCTCGAGGGCCATCACGGCCACGGCGCCGGCGTCCTCGGCGATCTTCGCCTGCTCGGCGGTGACGACGTCCATGATCACGCCGCCCTTGAGCATCTCGGCCATGCCGCGCTTGACGCGGCTCGTGCCGAGCTGACTCGTCGCCGCGGCTTCTGCGTTGGTGAACATCTCTATCCTTGGTGCTTGCTTCGTGGACGGCGCGCCGTCGCGTCGACTGGTCTGGGTGGCCTCATCCGGCGCGCCGGATGAGCTTCTTGTTGACGAACTCATCGATGCCGAACCGGCCGAGCTCGCGCCCGAACCCAGATCGCTTCACGCCTCCGAACGGCAGCTCGGCACCTTCTGCGCCGACGCAGTTGACGAACACCATGCCGGCGTCCAGCTGGTCGGCCACGCGGGCGGCCTGTTCGGCGTCATCGGTGAAGATGTAGGAGCCGAGCCCATAGGCTGTGTCGTTCGCGACCTCGATGGCTTCGGACTCGTCGTGGACCTTGAACACCATGGCCACGGGCCCGAACAGTTCCTCACGGTAGGCCGCGCTGTCACGCGTGACCCCGGTCAGCACGCCAGCGGGATAGTGAGCACCGTGGCGTTCCCCCGCCGTGGCGAGCTTTGCGCCTGCGGCAACGGCTCCGCGGACCTGCGCTTCCAGCCTGTCGGCGGCGGCCGCCGAGGACAGGGGCGCCGGTGCCGAGGCGAGGATCTTGTCGGTGAACTTTGCGACGAAGTCGTCGTAGAGGTCCTCGTGGACAATCATCCGTTTGGCGGCGTTGCATGCCTGGCCGGTGTTCTCCAGACGAGCAGCGACTGCGGCATCAACGGTGGCGTCGAGGTTCTCGGACCCCAGCACCACGAAGGGGTCCGAGCCGCCAAGCTCGAGCACGACCTTCTTCAAGTGCCGGCCAGCGATCTCAGCGACGGCTGCTCCGGCTCGTTCCGAACCAGTCAGGGAAACGCCCTGCACACGCGGATCCGCAATGACCTGTTCGACCTGCTCGTTGCTGGCGTAGACGTTGACGTACGCCCCCTTGGGGAATCCCGCGTCAAGGAAGATCTGTTCGAGTGCTGCAGCGGACTCGGGGCACTGCGGGGCGTGCTTGAGCACGATGGTGTTGCCCAATGCCAGGTTGGGCGCGGCGAACCGGGCGACCTGGTAGGCCGGGTAGTTCCACGGCATGATCCCGAGCAGAACACCGAGAGGTCGGCGGCGGATCAACGCGTCTCCGTCACCGTCAAGCAGGGTGATGGACTCGTCTGCAAGGAACTTCTCGGCGTTGTCTGCGTAGTATGTGTAGATCGCGGCGCTGAAGTCGACTTCGCCGAGCGCATCGTCGATGGGCTTGCCCATCTCGCGGTGCATCGTGGCCGCAAGGTCATCGCGTCGCTCGGTGTGCAGGTCAGCTACGCGACGCACCAGTGCGGCTCGCTCTGAGACATCGCTGGTGCGTCCCCACGTTCCGAACGCTTCATGTGCGGCCGCAACCGCACCGGTGACCTGTTCGTCAGTGGCTGTCGAGAAGGTCTTGACCAGTTCCCCGGTGCTGGGGTTCGTGACTGCGTACTGCGGGGTGGGGCTGACATTGGTGGCGCTCATTGTCGGTGTCCTTTCGTCGGGGCTCGGCTCAACGGCCGGCGATCGTAAGGGCGCGCAGGGGCGTCCGTAGGGTCCACTCGGTTCGGTCTCCGGCGCGCAGCCGGACACACACTCCGGACTTGAGGGTGATCTCCTCGCCGTTCTCGAACCGGAGCACCCCCGCGCCGGCCAGGACGATGAGGCACTCATCGTTCTCGATGTCGGCAACGACGCCTTCGGTCACTTCCCACACCGACGTGTTCGTCTCCCCCAGCTGGGCAAGGAGCTCGATGCGGGCGGTCGGCCAGCCACCGTCAATCCAGGTGCCTGGCTGGCTCTCTCCACGCAGGGTCATGGTGAACACGTTGGCCGCGAGGAGTCGCGGTCCGTCCTGCTCGCGTGGCTGTAGTGCATCCATGGACATCAACCGAGAACCTCTGCGACGGCCGCGAACTCGATGCCCACGGCCGCACCGACGGGGGCGTTGGTGAGCTGGCCGGCGTGGGTGTTGAGGCCGAGCGCGAGGCTGCGGTCGTCGCGCAGCGCCTGCTGCCAGCCCTTGTCGGCCAGCGCGACCGCGTAGGGCAGCGTCGCGTTGGTCAGGGCGTACGTCGAGGTGTTGGGCACCGCACCGGGCATGTTGGCCACGCAGTAGAAGACCGAGTCGTGGACCGCGTAGGTCGGGTCGTCGTGCGTGGTGGCGTGGGAGTCCTCGAAGCAGCCGCCCTGGTCGATGGCGATGTCGACCAGCACCGAGCCGGGCTTCATCCGGGACACCAGGTCGTTGCTGACCAGCTTGGGGGCTGCCGCGCCGGGGATCAGGACCGCGCCGATGACCATGTCGGCCTCCATCACCTGCTGCTCGATGGCGAGCTTGGACGAGGCGAGGCCGTGGACGCGGTTGTTGTAGCGCCAGAACGACATCCGCAGCTTGTCGAGGTCGGTGTCGAGCAGGGTCACGTCGGCACCCATGCCGAGCGCGATGTTGGCGGCGTTCTGCCCCGAGACGCCGGCGCCGATGATGACGACCTTCGCGTTGGCCACACCGCCGACACCACCCATGAGGACGCCGCGGCCGCCGTTGGCCTTCATCAGGGAGTAGGCACCGACCTGCGGCGCGAGGCAGCCGGCGACCTCGGACATCGGGTAGAGCAGCGGGAGCCCGCCGGAGGGCAGCTGCACCGTCTCGTAGGCGATCGCGGTGACCTTGCGGTTCATCAGCTCCTCGGTCAGCGGCTTGTCGGCGGCGAGGTGGAGGTAGGTGAAGAGGGTCTGCCCCTCTCGCATCCGCTCGTACTCCTCGGCGATCGGCTCCTTGACCTTGAGGACCATGTCGGCGCTGCCCCACACGTCGTCGGCGGTGTCCAGCATCGTGGCGCCCGCGGCGACGAACTCCTCGTCCGGGATCTGCGAGCCCTCGCCCGCGGACTTCTCGACGACGACCTCGTGGCCGCGCTGGACCAGCTCGTGCACGCCGATCGGGGTCAGGGCCACCCGATACTCGCGGTTCTTGACTTCCTTGGGTACGCCGACCTTCATGACCTGTCCTTGGGTAGGTGGTGTGGAGCGCCACCGGATGCGGCGCACGTTCTCAACGCTATATCGAGAGTACGGAAAACGCGGCACGGATCGCAATTTGAGATGGAAACCACGGCAGGAGTCATCTATCACAAGTGATTCCGTTTGCAAAATCGATCCTCTATCGCGCACCATGGAACCATGAACTTCGACCACGATCACGATCACTTGCAGCGGGCCGCCAAGGACCACCTGTGGATGCACTTCACCCGTCACTCGTCCTACGCAGAGGCGGAGGTGCCGATCATCGTGCGCGGTGAGGGCGCCTACATCTACGACGCCAAGGGGAAGCGCTACCTCGACGCCCTCGGTGGCCTCTTCGTCTCCCAGCTCGGCCACGGTCGCAAGGACCTCGTGGACGCGGCTGCCGCACAGGCCAGCGAGCTCGCCTTCCACCCGCTGTGGTCCTACGCCCACCCGACCGCGATCATGCTCGCGGAGAAGATCGCGGGCTACGCACCCGGCAGCCTGAACCGCGTCTTCTTCACCAGCGGTGGCGGCGAAGCGGTCGAGACTGCCTGGAAGCTGGCGAAGAACTACTACAAGCTCGTCGGGAAGCCGATGAAGCACAAGGTGATCAGCCGTGCGATCGCCTACCACGGCACCACCCAGGGAGCGCTGTCCATCACCGGACTGCCCACGCTCAAGCAGCAGTTCGAGCCGTTGGTTCCTTCGACGTTCCGGGTGCCCAACACCAACATCTACCGCGCCCCGATCCACGGTGATGACCCCGAGGCATTCGGTCGGTGGGCAGCCGACCAGATCGCGGTCGCGATCGAGAACGAAGGACCCGACACCGTCGCCGCCGTGTTCCTCGAACCCGTCCAGAACGCCGGAGGATGCTTCCCTCCCCCGCCCGGTTACTTCCAGCGCGTCCGCGAGATCTGCGACGAGTACGACGTCCTGCTGGTCTCCGACGAGGTCATCTGTGCCTTCGGTCGTCTGGGCTACATGTTCGGGGCTGAGCGCTACGGCTACGAGCCGGACATGATCACCTGCGCCAAGGGCATCACCTCGGGATACGCCCCACTCGGTGCCATGATCGCCTCCGACAAGCTCATGGAGCCCTTCCTGGCCGAGGGCCAGATGTTCGCTCACGGCTACACGTTCGGCGGACACCCGGTTTCGACGGCGGTCGCGCTCAAGAACCTGGAGATCTTCGAGGAGGAGAACATCCTTGACCACGTCCGCTCCAACGAGCACGCGTTCCGTTCCACGCTGGAGCGGCTCACCGACCTTCCGATCGTGGGCAACGTCCGTGGGGACGGGTACTTCTACGGCATCGAACTGGTCAAGGACAAGGAGACCCGAGAGTCGTTCACCGATGAGGAGTGTGAGCGCCTGCTGTACGGCTTCGTGTCCAAGCAGCTCTTCGCGGAGGGCCTGTACTGCCGAGCCGACGACCGGGGCGACCCGGTCATCCAGTTGGCGCCGCCCCTGATCTGCGACCAGCTGCACTTCGACGAGATGGAGCAGGTGCTTCGGACCGTGCTCGACAAGGCCGGCTCCTTGCTCTGAGCCTGAGCCCCCGCGACGAGACCCTTCCTGCGCCTCCGGGCTGGGGAGGGTCTCGACGTCTAATGGCCGTAGTGCTCAGTGATCCAACCTCCGAGCCTGCCGATGAGGTCATGGACCGTGTTGGCCGCTACGGCGCGAGGGTCCCACACGGCGACCAGACGAATGGTCAAGAACTCGCCACCGCGGTCGATCGCCAACGGGACCAACCCGAATCGGGGGTCGTCCGAGACGACGGCGACACCACGCCCGGATGCCGCCAGCGCCTGGGCGATGGTGCCGTTGGCCGCCTCGACGAATGCGGCGTACGAGGTGCCGTGAGCCACCGCAGCAGCATCCAGGGCCTCGCGTGCGGTGAAGGTGGAGGGCAATCCGATCAGCGGACGTGTCATCAGTTCCTCGAGCGTGACATGCTCACGCCCCGCCCACTCATCGTCTGGCCGCACGTAGGCCCACACCGGCAGGATCGCCAGTTCATCGCCCGCGTAGGGCGCGGGGGCGAGCTGCGTACCGATCGCGAGGTCCGCGCCTGCGCGCAACATCTCTGCCGGCGCCAGCCCGTCTGCGCCTCGAACATCCACGACGGGATCGTCAGGAGACATCGTGGCCACGAACGGGGACACCACGTCGGTGAGCGTCACGGCAGGCGCAGCAATCGTGAGGCGTTCGACGCGGCCACTGCCGTGGAAGTGTGCTGATGCCTGCAGCGCGTCCGCGGCGTCGAGGAGGCGGCGAGCCGCGGGTAGCAGCGCCCGTCCGGTGCGGTTCACGGTGAGACGTCCGGCTCCGCGGTCGAACAGGTCAACCCCCAAGTCGGATTCGAGTTGACGCAGCTGGCGCGACAAAGCCGGCTGGGTCACGTGCACGCGGGCAGCGGCACCGCTGACGCTGCCTGTCTCGGCAGTCGCGACGAAGTAGGCGACATGACGGAGCTGCATATGCCTCCTAGACATGAGCTTGGAGCAAAACAAGTATTGGACAGCATACGCCAGGTGATTCAGGCTCATCCCATGAGCGCCACGACCTTCGAGCAGTCCGTGGACCAGGAGCGCCTGCTGGTCACCCGGATCCCCGGCCCCCGGTCCATCGAGCTGATGACTCGCAAGACAGGCGCGGTCGCCGCCGGGGTTGCGACCACCTTGCCTGTGTTCGCCGTCCGAGCCGGAGGTGGCATCGTCGTCGACGTCGACGGCAACCACCTCATCGACCTCGGCTCCGGCATCGCCGTCACGACGGTGGGCAACAGCTCGCCCCGCGTGGTCGAAGCGGTGACCGAGCAGGTGGCCGCGTTCACCCACACGTGCTTCATGGTGACCCCGTACGAGGGATACGTCGCCGTAGCCGAAGCCCTCAACCGTCTCACCCCGGGAAGCCACCGCAAGCGCACCGCGCTTTTCAACTCCGGCGCGGAGGCAGTCGAGAACTCCGTGAAGATTGCTCGCTCATACACCGACCGCCGGGCGGTCGTCGCCTTTGATCACGCCTACCACGGACGCACCAACCTCACCATGGCGATGACGGCGAAGAACATGCCGTACAAGCACGGATTCGGTCCGTTCGCCAGTGAGGTCTACCGCGCTCCCCTGTCCTATCCGTTCCGTGACCACGGCGTTGATGGCCATGCGGCCGCCGCTCGCGCGATCGATGTGATCGAGAAGCAGGTGGGCGCGAGCAACCTGGCTGCCGTCGTCATCGAGCCCATCCAGGGTGAAGGCGGATTCATCGAGCCCGCCCTCGGGTTCCTGCCTGCCCTCGCCGACTGGTGCCGCGCCAACGGCGTCGTGTTTGTCGCCGACGAGGTGCAGACCGGCTTCGCACGCACCGGCGACATGTTTGCGTGTGAGCGCGAGGGCGTCGTGCCGGACCTGATCGTCACCGCCAAGGGCATCGCCGGCGGACTTCCGCTGTCTGCCGTGACTGGCCGCGCCGAGATCATGGATGCCACCCACGCCGGGGGGCTGGGCGGCACCTACGGCGGCAACCCCCTTGCCTGTGCAGCCGCCCTCGCAACGATCGCGCAGATCGAGGACGACGGCCTGGTCCAGCGCGCCCGGGACATCGAGGCTCTGATGCTGGAGCGTCTGACCGCGCTGCAGGCGGCCGACAACCGTGTCGGCGAAGTCCGCGGCCGCGGAGCGATGATCGCCGTCGAGCTGGTCGAGCCGGGAAGCAACACCCCCAACCCCGAACTCGCAAAGTCTGTTGCGGCCGCCGCCCACGAGCAGGGCGTCATCGTCCTCACCTGCGGCACCCACGGCAACGTGCTGCGCTTCCTTCCGCCCCTGAGCATCAGCGACGACCTCCTGAACGAGGGCCTCGACGTGCTCGACGTCGCATTCAGGAACCTCGGATGACATTGACCACCCAAACCCAGCCGACGACGCGCGGGCCGCTCGACGACGCCATCGAACAACTCACCGAGGCGTGCCACCTCCTCGGGTACGACCACGGAACCCTGGCCATGTTGGCGGCGCCCCGCCGAGAGGTCACCGTCAGCATCCCCCTGCACCGCGACGACGGCTCGATCGAGGTGCTGACAGGCCACCGAGTCCAGCACAACCTGTCCCGCGGACCTGCCAAGGGAGGGCTGCGCTACAGCCCGCACGTGGACCTCGACGAGGTGCGCGCCCTGGCCATGTGGATGACCTGGAAGTGCGCCCTGATGGAACTGCCCTATGGCGGTGCCAAGGGCGGGGTCACGATCGACCCGAGCCGCTACTCCGCACCTGAGCTGGAGCGAGTCACGCGGCGCTACACCACGGAGATCTTGCCGGTCATCGGACCGACGCGAGACATCCCGGCGCCCGACATCGGTACCGATGAGCAAACGATGGCTTGGATGATGGACACCTACTCCGTTGCCAAGGGTCACACCGTGCTCGGGACAGTCACCGGGAAGCCAGTGAGCTTGGGTGGGTCCTTGGGCCGTGCCCTTGCCACGTCACTGGGAGTCGTGCACGTGGCGTTGGCCGCCTTGCGTCACCTGCGGATGGAACCCAAGCATTCGACCGCGGCCGTCCAGGGTTTCGGCAAGGTCGGACGCGGCGCCACTCGCTTCCTCGCTGACGCCGGCGTCCAGGTGCTTGGTGTGAGCGACGAGCACGGAGCCGTATGGAATCCCGACGGTCTCGACGTGCAAGCTCTTGAGAAGCATGTAGACCTCACGGGCAGCGTGACCGGCTTCCCCACGGCAACCGCCATCGACAACGACACGCTCCTCACTCTCGACGTCGACGTGCTCGTCCCCGCCGCCGTGGAGGGTGTCCTGCATGCCGGCAACGCGGGATCAGTGCGCGCCCGAATAGTCGTCGAGGGCGCCAACGGACCCACCACCACCGACGCGGACCGCATCTTCGCGGACCGAGACATCCTCGTCATCCCCGACATCCTCGCCAACGCTGGCGGAGTCGTCGTGTCGTACTTCGAATGGGTGCAAGCCAACCAGGCCTACTGGTGGAGTCAGGCTGAGGTCGAGTCGCGACTGGCCGACCGGATGGCTGCCGCATGGCAACAAGTACTCGCCGAGGCAGCCGAACGCCGACTCCCCTTGCGTACCGCAGCTACCTGCCTCGCTGTCCGTCGTGTCGCCGAGGCCCACCGACAGAGAGGGCTGTACCCGTGACCAACCCCACCCCTTCCGCGCCTAC
It contains:
- the gabT gene encoding 4-aminobutyrate--2-oxoglutarate transaminase, which codes for MSATTFEQSVDQERLLVTRIPGPRSIELMTRKTGAVAAGVATTLPVFAVRAGGGIVVDVDGNHLIDLGSGIAVTTVGNSSPRVVEAVTEQVAAFTHTCFMVTPYEGYVAVAEALNRLTPGSHRKRTALFNSGAEAVENSVKIARSYTDRRAVVAFDHAYHGRTNLTMAMTAKNMPYKHGFGPFASEVYRAPLSYPFRDHGVDGHAAAARAIDVIEKQVGASNLAAVVIEPIQGEGGFIEPALGFLPALADWCRANGVVFVADEVQTGFARTGDMFACEREGVVPDLIVTAKGIAGGLPLSAVTGRAEIMDATHAGGLGGTYGGNPLACAAALATIAQIEDDGLVQRARDIEALMLERLTALQAADNRVGEVRGRGAMIAVELVEPGSNTPNPELAKSVAAAAHEQGVIVLTCGTHGNVLRFLPPLSISDDLLNEGLDVLDVAFRNLG
- the pdxS gene encoding pyridoxal 5'-phosphate synthase lyase subunit PdxS; amino-acid sequence: MFTNAEAAATSQLGTSRVKRGMAEMLKGGVIMDVVTAEQAKIAEDAGAVAVMALERVPADIRAQGGVSRMSDPDMIDSIIEAVSIPVMAKARIGHFAEAQVLQSLGVDYIDESEVLTPADYANHIDKWNFTVPFVCGATNLGEALRRITEGAAMIRSKGEAGTGDVSNAVMHMRTIGGELRRLHSMSEDELYVAAKELQAPYELVKEVAAAGKLPVVLFTAGGIATPADAAMMMQLGAEGVFVGSGIFKSGNPAERAEAIVKATTFFDDPDVVAKVSRGLGEAMVGINVDEIPQLHRLAERGW
- a CDS encoding aspartate aminotransferase family protein; translated protein: MNFDHDHDHLQRAAKDHLWMHFTRHSSYAEAEVPIIVRGEGAYIYDAKGKRYLDALGGLFVSQLGHGRKDLVDAAAAQASELAFHPLWSYAHPTAIMLAEKIAGYAPGSLNRVFFTSGGGEAVETAWKLAKNYYKLVGKPMKHKVISRAIAYHGTTQGALSITGLPTLKQQFEPLVPSTFRVPNTNIYRAPIHGDDPEAFGRWAADQIAVAIENEGPDTVAAVFLEPVQNAGGCFPPPPGYFQRVREICDEYDVLLVSDEVICAFGRLGYMFGAERYGYEPDMITCAKGITSGYAPLGAMIASDKLMEPFLAEGQMFAHGYTFGGHPVSTAVALKNLEIFEEENILDHVRSNEHAFRSTLERLTDLPIVGNVRGDGYFYGIELVKDKETRESFTDEECERLLYGFVSKQLFAEGLYCRADDRGDPVIQLAPPLICDQLHFDEMEQVLRTVLDKAGSLL
- a CDS encoding NAD-dependent succinate-semialdehyde dehydrogenase — its product is MSATNVSPTPQYAVTNPSTGELVKTFSTATDEQVTGAVAAAHEAFGTWGRTSDVSERAALVRRVADLHTERRDDLAATMHREMGKPIDDALGEVDFSAAIYTYYADNAEKFLADESITLLDGDGDALIRRRPLGVLLGIMPWNYPAYQVARFAAPNLALGNTIVLKHAPQCPESAAALEQIFLDAGFPKGAYVNVYASNEQVEQVIADPRVQGVSLTGSERAGAAVAEIAGRHLKKVVLELGGSDPFVVLGSENLDATVDAAVAARLENTGQACNAAKRMIVHEDLYDDFVAKFTDKILASAPAPLSSAAAADRLEAQVRGAVAAGAKLATAGERHGAHYPAGVLTGVTRDSAAYREELFGPVAMVFKVHDESEAIEVANDTAYGLGSYIFTDDAEQAARVADQLDAGMVFVNCVGAEGAELPFGGVKRSGFGRELGRFGIDEFVNKKLIRRAG
- a CDS encoding cupin domain-containing protein, translating into MSMDALQPREQDGPRLLAANVFTMTLRGESQPGTWIDGGWPTARIELLAQLGETNTSVWEVTEGVVADIENDECLIVLAGAGVLRFENGEEITLKSGVCVRLRAGDRTEWTLRTPLRALTIAGR
- a CDS encoding LysR family transcriptional regulator gives rise to the protein MQLRHVAYFVATAETGSVSGAAARVHVTQPALSRQLRQLESDLGVDLFDRGAGRLTVNRTGRALLPAARRLLDAADALQASAHFHGSGRVERLTIAAPAVTLTDVVSPFVATMSPDDPVVDVRGADGLAPAEMLRAGADLAIGTQLAPAPYAGDELAILPVWAYVRPDDEWAGREHVTLEELMTRPLIGLPSTFTAREALDAAAVAHGTSYAAFVEAANGTIAQALAASGRGVAVVSDDPRFGLVPLAIDRGGEFLTIRLVAVWDPRAVAANTVHDLIGRLGGWITEHYGH
- a CDS encoding Glu/Leu/Phe/Val family dehydrogenase, whose translation is MTLTTQTQPTTRGPLDDAIEQLTEACHLLGYDHGTLAMLAAPRREVTVSIPLHRDDGSIEVLTGHRVQHNLSRGPAKGGLRYSPHVDLDEVRALAMWMTWKCALMELPYGGAKGGVTIDPSRYSAPELERVTRRYTTEILPVIGPTRDIPAPDIGTDEQTMAWMMDTYSVAKGHTVLGTVTGKPVSLGGSLGRALATSLGVVHVALAALRHLRMEPKHSTAAVQGFGKVGRGATRFLADAGVQVLGVSDEHGAVWNPDGLDVQALEKHVDLTGSVTGFPTATAIDNDTLLTLDVDVLVPAAVEGVLHAGNAGSVRARIVVEGANGPTTTDADRIFADRDILVIPDILANAGGVVVSYFEWVQANQAYWWSQAEVESRLADRMAAAWQQVLAEAAERRLPLRTAATCLAVRRVAEAHRQRGLYP
- the ald gene encoding alanine dehydrogenase, whose product is MKVGVPKEVKNREYRVALTPIGVHELVQRGHEVVVEKSAGEGSQIPDEEFVAAGATMLDTADDVWGSADMVLKVKEPIAEEYERMREGQTLFTYLHLAADKPLTEELMNRKVTAIAYETVQLPSGGLPLLYPMSEVAGCLAPQVGAYSLMKANGGRGVLMGGVGGVANAKVVIIGAGVSGQNAANIALGMGADVTLLDTDLDKLRMSFWRYNNRVHGLASSKLAIEQQVMEADMVIGAVLIPGAAAPKLVSNDLVSRMKPGSVLVDIAIDQGGCFEDSHATTHDDPTYAVHDSVFYCVANMPGAVPNTSTYALTNATLPYAVALADKGWQQALRDDRSLALGLNTHAGQLTNAPVGAAVGIEFAAVAEVLG